Within the Prochlorococcus sp. MIT 1300 genome, the region GCAAGCCTGGAATCTCGTACAGTTAGCAATATGGCAAAAGTACTAATACAACAAGGAATTCAGCGGTATGAGCAGCAAAACGTTGCTCCTCTACATCAGTCATATCCACAAAACACTGAAGTCTTCCGATCAGCTCTTGAAGCACAGCAGCCCAAAAGGCTTCAAGGCGCACCTCGCAGACTACGCCTTCACCGTCCATAACCAACCCTGGAGATTAAACAGGGTTAACTCGAATACCTAGAACTGCAGAGCGAGAAGCCCCCGTTACAGAAGCAAGGTTTCCCTCATATTTCAACATGTGCCACCAAGCCAATAAAGCAAATGCAAGAGCCTCCCGAGCCGTAGAAGGAATCCCAAACTCTTCAATGGGTCTAATCCTTGTACCTAAACAGCGACGGCGCAATTGATGAAGCAAAATTGGATTCCTTCTACCGCCACCAGAAATCAACATTTCATTTGGTCGAACGAAATTTCGTATAGCCCAACGATTGAGATCCTGCGCCACAATTGCAGCAGTAAAGGCAGTAAGTGTGGCAATCAGATCTTCCTTACCAATAGAAAGATTCCTTCCCAAACGTTCTCGCAAATCCAGAACCCCAAATTTTTCTCTGCCAGTTGATTTCGGCGGAAGTTGCTGAAAGAAAGGTTCCAAAAGCCATTTCTCTATTAACTCTTCGTGCACAATGCCTTTCGAAGCAATTAATGCATCTCGATCAAATTCAAGGTCGCCATTAGTAAAATATTGAACTGCCAAATCAATAAGACTGTTTGCTGGCCCACAATCCCACCCCATTACTGAAGCCCGACAATCAGGCCCTGTACAAGGTGGTATCAAAGTGAGATTTGAAATCCCACCCAAATTCAATATTCCTCGCCAAAACTGCCCCCTTCCCAACAATGCTTCATCAGCTTTAGGGACCAGCGGAGCTCCTTGACCTCCCAGAACCATGTCTGCTGATCGAAAGTCATATACGACTGCTTTATTCAATAATTGAGCAAGCAACTGAGCATGAAGAATTTGCAAGCTGGCGCCTCGCGAAGATTCCCCAGGGGGTCTATGCCAAACGGTTTGCCCATGACACCCAACAAGCTCATAGTTACTTCGAGAAGCACATTTATCTGCCGCATTGGCCTGTACTTCCGTAACAGCCTCTGATAGCTCAAGCCAATCACTGCTACTGAGTCTCTGCCCTTGACCAACCTCAACTATTGTTTTTCTAAGACTGGCGGGATAAGAAGTGAAAGCAAAATCGAGTATTTCCCAATTAGGTCTTGCAGGAGATCCACTGAAATAAGCAAGAACTGCATCAACACCATCAGCACTGGTCCCACTCATCAACCCCAGAACATGCATAAATTCAGGTCTGAGGCAGTTCTTGGAGGTCTTCCATCAGTCCCATGACTACAAGTACATAATCTGGCTCTAGGACATAAGTTGCAGGCGGATTAACTGTAAGTCGATGTGTAGGACCAGCCGCCAAAACATTGACCCGATAATTTTTTCTCAAATTGAGATCACGCAAAGAGCGACCGACAAACAAATCAGGCACTTTTATTTCATCAATGCCTGTCTCATCATCAAGTTCTAAACGCTCAATCAAATTCGGCCTAACCAGTTCAAGGCCCAAACGTTCACCTTGCATTCTTGAGGGGAAAACAACCCTATCTGCACCAACCCGTTTCAACATCTTTTCATGCAAATCGCTCGTAGCCCTAGCAATTACCTGCCTCACCTTCGTCCCTGAACTGTCTTTGGCGATAAAAGTGGTTGTAATGCTTGCTTCGATCGGCTCGCTAATACCAACAACCACTGTTCCCATCTCGAGAACTCCAGCCTCACGCATGGACTCTTCATCAGTGCTATCAACAACTCTGGCTTCGATTGCAGGTTCAAGTTGACGCAACTCCTCAATAGCCCTTTCAGACGAATCAACAGCTAAAACTTCAGCACCATTTTGCAAAAGCTCTCTGCAAACAGCACTTCCAAAACGACCAACCCCAACGACGGCAAAGCCCAATTTGTCTGAGCCTGGTTGGGGTGACCATTGCCACCATTGACTCATGAGCTCTCCTCACTCAACAAAAACTTACACATAAATATCCTCCCTGGGGTAACCAATACGATTCTGATGATGCAATTGGTCTCTATTCAAGACTTCCCATATAGCACTAAGCAATAAAAGGATGCCCAGTCTTCCTACAAACATTCCCACAACTAAAACCAGCTGACCAACATGTCCTAGCTGTCCCGTTACACCTACATCAAACCCAACAGTTGCAAAAGCAGAAATGCAGGTGAAAAGCATCTCTAAAAAAGAAAATGACCTTTCATCTCCGAGGTTGCTTGACATACCTAGGAGTAATGCCATCAACAAAACAAACAAAAGTGAGCCAACTGTTATCCCAACAGCTTTCAAAACAACCTTGTCAGAAATTTGACGCTTTCGAATAATTACATCATCTTGAGCTCTCAGTGTTGAGCGTGTTGCAGCCATCAAAGCTGCCAAAGTCGTTGTTTTTATTCCTCCACCGGTCCCTCCAGGACTTGCTCCAATAAACATCAAAGCCATTAACAACAACAACCCAGAGTCTGAAATACTCTCAATTGATAAAGGCATATTGGTAAAACCAGCTGTTCTAGCACTGACTGACTCAAAAAAAGCAGTTGTTAGTCTTTCAGGCCAACTAAGCGACGAAAAGAAATTCCCATGACCTAAAGATTCTGTAACCAAAATACCAAATGTTCCTATCATGATTAATAAAAAAGACGTATGAATTACAAGTCGAGTATGAAGGCTAAGGTTACGCAAATTAAGTCGGCGTCTATTGCTCCATAAATCACTCGTAACTCGCCAACCCAAGCCCCCTAGGATTATCAATGAAATAATCACTATGTTCACAACCGTATTACTCCTATAGTTTTCCAGACTTCCACTAAATAGACT harbors:
- a CDS encoding ribbon-helix-helix domain-containing protein is translated as MATRQTSSNGKPKSPRVQVVLPEDLCNRLAALASLESRTVSNMAKVLIQQGIQRYEQQNVAPLHQSYPQNTEVFRSALEAQQPKRLQGAPRRLRLHRP
- a CDS encoding anhydro-N-acetylmuramic acid kinase: MHVLGLMSGTSADGVDAVLAYFSGSPARPNWEILDFAFTSYPASLRKTIVEVGQGQRLSSSDWLELSEAVTEVQANAADKCASRSNYELVGCHGQTVWHRPPGESSRGASLQILHAQLLAQLLNKAVVYDFRSADMVLGGQGAPLVPKADEALLGRGQFWRGILNLGGISNLTLIPPCTGPDCRASVMGWDCGPANSLIDLAVQYFTNGDLEFDRDALIASKGIVHEELIEKWLLEPFFQQLPPKSTGREKFGVLDLRERLGRNLSIGKEDLIATLTAFTAAIVAQDLNRWAIRNFVRPNEMLISGGGRRNPILLHQLRRRCLGTRIRPIEEFGIPSTAREALAFALLAWWHMLKYEGNLASVTGASRSAVLGIRVNPV
- a CDS encoding TrkA family potassium uptake protein; this translates as MSQWWQWSPQPGSDKLGFAVVGVGRFGSAVCRELLQNGAEVLAVDSSERAIEELRQLEPAIEARVVDSTDEESMREAGVLEMGTVVVGISEPIEASITTTFIAKDSSGTKVRQVIARATSDLHEKMLKRVGADRVVFPSRMQGERLGLELVRPNLIERLELDDETGIDEIKVPDLFVGRSLRDLNLRKNYRVNVLAAGPTHRLTVNPPATYVLEPDYVLVVMGLMEDLQELPQT
- a CDS encoding TrkH family potassium uptake protein — its product is MPLPRAVYRTQHWHRRLTVPQFTVVTGLLVIILGTIVLSSSFCSGPEVGLWEALFTATSAVTVTGLSVIDVGNDLTFLGQVVLAIMLLIGGLGLMAITTFLQGFVVRGTELRCRLDRGKTLDEFGVGGVGRTFRGIAITAAILILLGAVTLYSFGFNNISNPGERLWISLFHSISAYNNAGFSLFSGSLENYRSNTVVNIVIISLIILGGLGWRVTSDLWSNRRRLNLRNLSLHTRLVIHTSFLLIMIGTFGILVTESLGHGNFFSSLSWPERLTTAFFESVSARTAGFTNMPLSIESISDSGLLLLMALMFIGASPGGTGGGIKTTTLAALMAATRSTLRAQDDVIIRKRQISDKVVLKAVGITVGSLLFVLLMALLLGMSSNLGDERSFSFLEMLFTCISAFATVGFDVGVTGQLGHVGQLVLVVGMFVGRLGILLLLSAIWEVLNRDQLHHQNRIGYPREDIYV